Below is a genomic region from Streptantibioticus cattleyicolor NRRL 8057 = DSM 46488.
CGACGGGGCGGGGCTGCGTCACCTCGATGACCGGTGGCCGGCCCACCACCTTGACCCGCAGCCCGTCGGCGGGGCCTCCGTGCAGGACCGCCGTCTCCCACCCCGTGCCGTCTTCTCCCGCCATAGGCAGCACTCTAGGCAGGGCGCCGGCCCTGGCAGGGGTGGGAAACCGGCCAACGGGCCGACGGCGGCGTGCGGGTCAGGCCAGGGCGCGCGGCACCACCGCGGTCATCTCCTCCGAAGTGGCCGGTGCGCGGCGGGGGTTGCGTTCCTCGTGGGTGATGCGGCCGGCCGCGTCGCTCAGTTTGACCAGGACGGCGACGAGCAGCCAGTTGGCGAGGGTGGAGGAGCCGCCCTTGGCGAGGAACGGCAGCGCCTTGCCGGTGAGCGGCAGCAGCCCGGTCACGCCGCCGGTGACCACGAAGACCTGGAGGGCGATGGTGGCGGAGAGCCCGACCGCCAGCAGCTTGCCGAACGGGTCGGTGAGCACCAGGGCGGTGCGCAGGCCGCGTTCGACCAGCAGCAGGTAGAGCAGCAGCACGGCGAAGACCCCGGCGAGCCCGAGTTCCTCGCCGACCGTGGTGAGGATGAAGTCGGTCCGCCCCGCGAAGCCGATCAGGTAGGGGTGGCCCTGGCCGAGGCCGGTGCCGGTCACGCCGCCGCTGCCGAAGCTGAAGAGCGCCTGCGCGGCCTGGTCGGAGATGAGCCCCGGCGGGCGGCGGTCCGGCGGCAGGAAGATGTCCATCGGGTGCAGCCAGGCGACCACGCGTCCGCGCACGTGCGGCGCGAGCGAGCCGACCACCCCGGCGCCGACGGTCGCCATCACCAGGCCGAGCACCACCCAGCTGGTGCGTTCGGTGGCCACGTACAGCATCACGATGAACACCCCGAAGAAGATCAGCGAGGTGCCCAGGTCGTTCTCGAAGATCAGCACCATCAGGCTGATCGCCCAGACCACCAGGATCGGGCCGACGTTGCGTCCGCGCGGCAGGTTCATCCCCCACACCCGGCGGCCGGCCAGCGCCAGCGCGTCGCGGTTGGCCATCAGGTAGCCGGCGAAGAAGATGGCGATGGCGATCTTCACGAACTCGTCCGGCTCCAGGGAGAGCGGCCCGAGGAAGATCCACCGCTTGGCGCCGAAGGTGTCGCCGGGGAAGAACGCCGGGGCCAGCAGCAGCACCAGCGCGCCGGACATGGTCACGTACGAGTAGCGCTGGAGCACCCGGTGGTGTTTGAGCGCCACGGTGACCACGATGAAGGCGACACCGGCGATGGCGAACCACATCGTCTGCCCGGGGGCGTCCGGCCGGCCCGGCGAGGAGTGCGGGTACTCGGCCTTGTACGAGATGTCGAGCCGGGCGATGAGCATCAGGCCGAGCGCGGAGAGCAGCACCGCCAGCGGGAGGATCAGCGGGTCGGCGTAGGGGGCGAAGCGGCGCACGGCCAGGTGGGCCAGGAGCGCCAGGGCGCCGAGTCCGCCGCCGGTGGCGAACAGCGAGCCGGGCACCGTGCCGTTCAGCGCCAGCGTCGCCCCGGCATAGCCGAACATGCCCAGCGCCAGGGCCCCGACTATGAGCACCAGCTCGGTGTTCCTGCGACGTGTCACGGTGGACACCTCAAAGCACCATCCTCACTGCGCGGTGGCCGCGCGTCGTCCGGCAGGGGCGTTCGCCGCGGTCACGTACGTTTCCCCCGTGGTCGCCGCATTGTTGCATGATTGCGCAATCTTCCGGGGCGACGGGTGACCGTTACGGCACGCGGTCGCGGGGCCGCGCCGCGCATTGCATCGGTGAGTTATATAATTAAGAAATGTATTCTTCGTCGACGCCCGACGAGCAGCGGATCGAGCGCGCCGCCAGAGGCCTGCTCAGCGGCATCAACCGGCTCTCCCGCACCCTGTTCCAGACCGGCGACTTCGGCCTGCCACGCAGCGCCGCGACGGCGCTCGACGCGCTGGAGGACCACCCGCGCCGGGTCACCGAGCTGACCTCGTACACCGGGCTGACCCAGCCCCGGGTCACCGTGGTCCTCCAGGAACTGGAGGAGCGCGGGCTGGTGGAACGCCGGCGGTGCGCCGAGGACCGGCGGGCGATCATGGCCCACATCACCCCGCGCGGCCGGGAACTGCTGGAGCAGGCCCGGCAGCGGATGGCCGCGGCGCTGCTCGACGCGCTGCGGGCAGGCGTCGACGATCCCGAGCACACCGTGGCAGTCGCCCGTGAAGCCGTCTGCACCCTGCTGAACGCGTTGGAACCGGAGGCCAGTTGACCACGCCCGCGACCCGAACCGCCGCGACGACCGCCGCCCCCGGGCGGCCCGGCCCGTCCGCCCGCCCGCTCACCCCCCGCCGCGTCGGCGGGCCGAGACGCTGGTGGGACTGGGTGCTCGCGGCCGACCCGGGTCTCGGCCACCTCCAGGCCGGGTGGCGCGCGCTGGTCTCGATGTCGGTGTCGCTGGCCGTCGGGTACGCGATGTCCCACGTGGTGCAGGTACCCGCCATGCTCGCCATGATGGTCGGCGGCATGATGGGCATGATGAGCTCCTTCGCGGTGGCCGAGAACACCGCGCCGCGACTGGCCAAGGCCATCTTGTGGATGCCGGTGCCCTACTCCGCCGCGCTCCCCGTCGCCGCCTGGCTCCACCCGGACCGCACGCTCGAACTGAGCCTGATGGTGGTGGCACTCGCGGTCGCGTTCTTCCTCGTCCGGTTCGGCACGCTGGGGCTGCTGGCCGGGATGATGATGTTCAACGCCTTCATGGTCGGGGTCATGGCGAACGTGCCGCTGGCGTTGTGCGGGTGGCTCTTCGTGGTCGCCGTGGTGACCTCGGCGGCCGTGCTCGCCGCGCGGCTGCTGCTGTGCTACCCCCGGCCGCGGGCCGATCTGCTGCGCACCCAGCGGGCGTTCGTGGTCGAGGCGCGCCGGGTCGCCGACGCCGCCGCCACCGCCCTCGACCCGGACGCCGACCAGCAGGTGGCGGTGGCCCGGATGCGGCGCGCGCTGCGCCGGCTCAACGTCACCACGGTCACCATCGACGGCTGCCTCGCCCAGCCCGAGGTGGCCGCCGACCCCGAGGTCGCCGAGCTGCTGCACCAGTACCTCTTCGACGCCGAACTCGCCCTCCAGGGCATCGGCCAGGCGGTCCGCCGGATGACCACCCGGCACGTGCCGACGAGCCTGCGGGAGGCCATGGTGGTCGGCCTGGTCGTCGCCCGCGACACGCATCTGGGCGAGGCCGACGCGCTGCGCCCGGCCGCCGAGCTGATCCGCCGCCAGGCCGCGCAGGCCCCCGCCGCCGTCAGCGCCGACGAGGCCGAGGTACGCGCCCTGGCCCGCCGGGTCGGCGACCTCCTCGACTCCCTCGCGGACGCCCTCGCCCACTGGCTGGGCCTGGGCTGGAACTCCTCCACCGCCCGCGCCAAGGTGCCCTTCCAGCCCACCGTCGCGCTGGAACGCAACC
It encodes:
- a CDS encoding FtsW/RodA/SpoVE family cell cycle protein produces the protein MFGYAGATLALNGTVPGSLFATGGGLGALALLAHLAVRRFAPYADPLILPLAVLLSALGLMLIARLDISYKAEYPHSSPGRPDAPGQTMWFAIAGVAFIVVTVALKHHRVLQRYSYVTMSGALVLLLAPAFFPGDTFGAKRWIFLGPLSLEPDEFVKIAIAIFFAGYLMANRDALALAGRRVWGMNLPRGRNVGPILVVWAISLMVLIFENDLGTSLIFFGVFIVMLYVATERTSWVVLGLVMATVGAGVVGSLAPHVRGRVVAWLHPMDIFLPPDRRPPGLISDQAAQALFSFGSGGVTGTGLGQGHPYLIGFAGRTDFILTTVGEELGLAGVFAVLLLYLLLVERGLRTALVLTDPFGKLLAVGLSATIALQVFVVTGGVTGLLPLTGKALPFLAKGGSSTLANWLLVAVLVKLSDAAGRITHEERNPRRAPATSEEMTAVVPRALA
- a CDS encoding MarR family winged helix-turn-helix transcriptional regulator — its product is MYSSSTPDEQRIERAARGLLSGINRLSRTLFQTGDFGLPRSAATALDALEDHPRRVTELTSYTGLTQPRVTVVLQELEERGLVERRRCAEDRRAIMAHITPRGRELLEQARQRMAAALLDALRAGVDDPEHTVAVAREAVCTLLNALEPEAS